A single window of Syntrophorhabdus sp. DNA harbors:
- the rplS gene encoding 50S ribosomal protein L19, with protein sequence MNEMVDLLEKEHMRLDLPEVGIGDNVKVYTRIFEGEKERIQVFEGVVIRKRGGNTRASFTVRKVSYGVGIEKTFPMHSPLIDRIERTTRSKIRRSKLYYLRNLRGKAAKLKERRD encoded by the coding sequence ATGAATGAGATGGTCGATCTGCTTGAGAAAGAGCATATGAGACTCGACCTCCCGGAGGTCGGGATAGGCGATAACGTCAAGGTTTATACGAGGATATTCGAGGGAGAGAAAGAAAGGATCCAGGTGTTCGAAGGCGTCGTCATCCGCAAGAGAGGCGGGAACACGCGGGCATCCTTTACGGTTCGGAAGGTCTCCTACGGTGTCGGCATCGAGAAGACGTTTCCCATGCATTCGCCACTTATCGACAGGATCGAAAGGACTACGAGGAGCAAGATCAGAAGATCGAAACTGTACTACCTGCGCAACCTCAGGGGAAAAGCGGCGAAGCTCAAAGAAAGAAGGGATTAG
- a CDS encoding ribonuclease HII, translating into MICRLTGLVGGIDEAGRGPLAGPVVSACVVWERVPESKNGVTDSKLLTEKERVGLFSWIMDNALSVGIGMASREEIDAMNILRASLLSMERAVQATGMEPDVLLVDGNRGLKNCPTARPVVRGDRKCFFMASASIVAKVVRDRAMDAYHRIYPNYNFKQNKGYPTREHKAAIREFGVTPIHRVTFKGVKEHCAG; encoded by the coding sequence ATGATCTGCCGGCTGACAGGTCTCGTGGGTGGAATCGATGAGGCCGGACGGGGCCCGCTGGCCGGTCCGGTTGTTTCAGCCTGCGTGGTCTGGGAAAGAGTTCCGGAAAGCAAGAACGGTGTGACCGACTCGAAACTTCTGACGGAGAAAGAGCGAGTCGGTCTTTTTTCGTGGATAATGGACAACGCGCTGAGCGTCGGCATAGGCATGGCGAGCCGCGAGGAGATCGACGCCATGAACATCCTCAGGGCCAGCCTGCTTTCCATGGAGCGCGCCGTGCAGGCAACGGGGATGGAGCCCGATGTACTGCTCGTCGACGGCAACCGGGGTCTCAAGAACTGTCCGACGGCCCGGCCCGTTGTGCGCGGGGACCGCAAGTGCTTCTTCATGGCGAGTGCCTCCATAGTGGCCAAGGTTGTCCGTGACAGGGCCATGGACGCGTACCACCGAATCTATCCAAACTACAACTTCAAACAGAACAAGGGTTACCCGACGAGGGAGCACAAGGCCGCGATCAGGGAATTCGGGGTAACCCCCATCCATCGCGTCACGTTCAAGGGAGTGAAGGAGCATTGTGCCGGATAG